Part of the Solwaraspora sp. WMMA2065 genome is shown below.
GCGGTGCTGTCCGGTGCGCTGGCCGGTGCGGCGGCGGCCGGTACGCCGGCGGCCGCCGCCCGCCGCTACCGGCAGGCGCTGCGCCGACGCCTCGGCGGGCACCTGCGGCACAGCGCTTTCGGCGCCTGGCTGGCCCGGCGGCCGACGACGGTGGACGCCGCCGTCGCGGCGGCGGCGCGGGACCGGCGCGTCTTCGACACCGTCGTCGAACTCGGTCTCGGCGACGGCCGGCTGGACGCGGTCACGGTTCGCCGGCTCGCCGCACAACTGACGATCCGCCGAGCGGCCGATACCGCGCGGCGGCGCTCCGGTCGCTAGTCTGCTTGGGATGACTCTGCGGGAGCTGCTCTACTCGGTCTATGAGCGACGGCTCATGGCGAGACTGGCGGGCAAGCCGGTGCCCGGCCACGTGGGCGTGATGTGCGACGGCAACCGCCGGTGGGCCCGGGAGATGGGGTTCGTGGATCCCAACGACGGGCACCGGGTCGGCGCAGCGAAGATCAAACATCTGTTGAACTGGTGTGACCAGGCCGGTATCGGTCACGTCACGCTGTACCTGCTGGCCACCGACAACCTGCGTCGGCCAGCCCGCGAGCTGGATCCGCTGTTGAACATCATCGAGGATCTGGTCACCGAGTTGGCCGAGGAGGGCAACCCCTGGCGGCTGCGTATCGTCGGCGCGCTGGACCTGCTGCCGGGTTCCACCGCGACCGCGTTGAAGGCCGCGCAGGAGCGTACCCAGACCCGGTCCGAGGGCGCGCAGGTCAACATCGCGGTCGGCTACGGCGGCCGCCGGGAGATTGCCGACGCGGTCCGATCGTTGCTGCATGAGCACGCCAGGTCCGGCGGCACCCTGGAGGAGTTGGCCGAGGTGCTCGACGTCGACCACATCGCCGAGCACCTCTACACCCGGGGCCAACCCGACCCGGATCTGGTCATCCGCACCAGCGGCGAGCAGCGGCTCTCCGGCTTCCTGCTGTGGCAGTCGGCGCACTCGGAGTTCTACTTCTGCGACGTCAACTGGCCCGACTTCCGTCGGGTGGACTTCCTGCGGGCGTTGCGGTCGTACGCGAACCGGCAACGCCGCTACGGCGCCTGACGACCCCCGGGGCCGTCCCTGCCGGGTGGTGTCAGTCCAGGGCGTGCACGGCGGAGGTCAGGAAGTCGCCGAGCGCTTCCGGCGAGTCGATGGTGAGGTCGGCGGCCGCTGACACATCGTGCCCGGTCTCGGCGTTGGCCACCGCCACGCAGACGCCGAAGAAATCCGGGTTGGCGCTGGCGTGTGCCCGGAGCGCGGCGAAGGCCTTGATGTCGGAGACGTCGTCACCGAAGTACCAGGCGCAGCCGGCGGTGCCGACCGCGTCGCCGATGACCATGCCCTTGTCGCGGTCGACCGGCGGCTTGATCTCGATGACCATCCGCCCGCTCTGCACCCGCAGGCCGAGCTGTTCGGCCTGGGCCTGCCCCCACGATTCGACGGTTTCGGCGAGCTCGGGCGCGGTCCGGTAGTGCAGCGCGACGGACAGCCGTTTGTACTCGACCAGTGCGCCGGCGGGCAGCTCGGCCCGGGCCCGGTCGGCCAACTCCTGCATCGCCGGGACCCAGGGCAGCGCGGCCGGTTCGGTGACGGTCGGCCCGGACCCGTGGCTGTGCTCCAGCCCGTACAGTCCGTACAGGTCGACCTCGGAGATCGAGGCGAACTGGGCCCGGAGGAAGTCGACCGGTCGGGCCGACACGATCGCTATCCGCTGCACCACCCCGGCGAGCGACTCGATCGCCGCCAGCACCTTGGGCGCGGGCTGCACCGACGTGGGATCGTCACCGACCGGGGCGAGGGTGCCGTCGAAGTCGAAGAACAGCACGCACCGGTCGGCGCGATCGATGGTGGCTCGCCATGCCTGCTCCGCGGTCAGCGGACGGGCCAAGCGCTGGTTTCCTACCTCGAACGGCCGCACGGGCGTCAGCGTACCTGCTGCCGCCGCAGGTGCCAGACCTCTCGGCGGGTGAACGTTCGGGGACGTCGGCGCTGGTGACTACGGTCCGCGAACCACCCGGCGGGTCAGTCGTCACCGCCGCTCATCAGTCGCCGGCCGTGCATCCGCGGTGGAAATTGCACGACTGCCGCGTCGTGTTGCTGTCCCTGCCGGAGCAAATAGCCCTCGACGAAGCCGGAGTTGCGGTCGGCGACGTGTGAATCGACTTCATTGAGCCGGGCGACGAGAAATTCGGTGAGCGCGGTCAGCCGTCCCTGTTGCCGGTCGTTGAGGTGCGCGATGACCGCCACCAGCGTGGCGACCGACGCGCAGGCGATGACGAACAGGTTCACCACCGCCGGCACCTCGCCGGTACTCAGGACGGCGACCACGATATTCGTGGTGCCGTAAAGCGTGATCGCGACGGCCGCGATCACGACTGCCGACCATTTGAGGGTCATCGGTTTCGACCCTCCCTCCTGTCCCGCAGGGCTGTGTCCGGGCTGTGTCCGGCCTTGTCCCGTCCCCCGTGGATGACGAGCCCAAGCAGTACGGAGAGGAACGTTATCGTGACTCAGCGTGCAAGCGGGGCGGAACCGGGCTGCTTGATCGGCTTTCTTTCGCCATCTGAGAACTACCCTGCCCGCTTGGGTCCTTTGCGAGGTTCGGCCGGCAGTAAGGGTCGGTAGGCGAGATAGCGGATTGTCTCCCTGATGTGAAATTTTTCCGCATCTGATACGTTCGGATCGACCAGCCGGCGGAGCAGTGCCTCTACGTCCGGGTCCATCGGCGGTGCCGAGGGCGCCGGCCGGGCGCTGGTGGCACGGTCCCAGCCGAGTACGCCGAACGCGACCGTCGGGCTGATCCCCAGTCCTTCGCAGAACGAGACCACCCGCTCGGCCTCCGGATCGCTGGACCACTCGCCGCGCACCCACCGGTTGATGGTCTGGCGGGACACTCCGGTGCGCCGGGAGACCTCCGAGCCGGTCCAGGCGCGGGTCGCGCGCGCGTCAGCGAGCGCCTTGCGTACGAAGGCGGCGAAGGCGATCTTTCGCGCGGCGGAGCTGTCCGGCACCGGCCGACGGTACGGCGAATCACCGCTTTTCCTGGGGGCAGGAAGCCTTCTGTACTGTGTTTGTGACAGAGCTTTGTGAATCTCTGTCGGGAAATCTTCCCTTGTCACGAGGGGTGTCACGGGTGCAGTCTAAGGATGAAGTGGGGTGGCGCTAATCACCCGAAAAGATGATGCTGTCACTTGCGCGTGACGCTTTACTCTACGTCACGTGGTTGAGACGCTGAGTGGGTGGAGTTGTCGCTTACACGTGACGGAGACGGTGCGGTGACCGAACTCGCGACCCGGGCCCAGGCCTTCGGCCTGATCGCGGACGCCGTCGCTGGCGGCTTGACCGCGCCGTGGCGGCTGTACCTGGCCCGGGGGTGTCGTCACCTGTCGCTCAACGTGGGGGACCGGTCCGAGTGGAACGCGTGGCGGGCGCACCTCGGCTGTCCGGAGTTGAGTGTGCGGGTGTACGACGCCGGCGGGGAGATCCGGCGGGCCTCGGTAGCCGAGGTGGTGCTGGGCGGTTGCCGGATCAGCGTCGAACTGGTCGAAGAGGTGAGGACCGACGACATCGATCGGCTGCTCACCGACGACCCGACGTCGTTCGAGTCGGAGGAGAGATGATCCCAGAGATCGGGGCGACCGGATGAGTTCGTTCTTCGCGGTCTTCCTGGTGTTGCTGCTGGCCTCGGCCAGCTACGCCGCCGGCCGGCTGCACGGCCAGCTCAGCTACCGGATCGGCTACCGGTTCGGCTACCGGCAGGGCTATTTCGACGGTGACCGCGGAGCGTGGACCCGGCGGCGCAGGGAGACCCGGGCCGCGATCGCGTCGGTGCTGCCGGATCCAGCCCGTCCGGTGGTCCCGCCCCATCCGGTGACCACGAGCCCGCCCCTGGTTACGGCGGTGCCAACCGGGGTCGACCTGGCGGTCCGTCCGGGCACCACCTACACCGGCGCCGCCTTCGTCGGTGGGACCGGCGTCGGCGGAACCCTCGACGGGACCGGTGGCCGGCACTCGACGGAACTGCTGGCCGGCCGACATCCCTGACCGGCCGCAGCGGTGGCTGTCGGGTGGCAGTCGTAGCGATGAGCTTTTCCGAGTGCGGTGTCGTGTTGAGGCGGACGCGACACCGCCGGGGAACCCGGCGTCACCGCGCCGGAGTTCCTCCCGGCCGGGATGCGTGCAGGGGGTGCGCATCCCGGCCGGCCGCCTACCCGGCCCGGATGTGTCCGTCGCGTGACCAATGTGTGTCGGTCCTGGGTACGGATCATCATCTGCCCCGCTCACCTCCGGTGTCTGGGACGAAGATCGGCTCTGACGCCTAGCCGAGGTCGGGATCCGGCAGCTAGCGTCTAGTCATGGTCCGGGGTCGTCCCGGGCCAGCCGGACGGTCCGGACCTGCAGTCGCATGGGTTCCGCATCCGACCCGTGCCTTCGGGCCCCGGTGGAGCCGGATCGCGGGCGGATCGGGTGCACGCCCGACGGAGCAGGCCTGTGACGAGTCGACGTACCACCCCCCGGGCCGGTCAGGACCCGACCGCCGCCACTGTCCCGTCCGACCGTAGCCGGACCCGCCGAGCCCCGGACGCCGCCGCGTCCGAGCCGGCCGACCGGTCCGCCGGCCCAGCCCAACCGGAGCCGCCAGTCACCACCCGCGCGTACGTCCTGGACACCTCGGTCCTGCTGTCCGACCCGGGGGCGTTCCACCGGTTCGCCGAGCATGAGGTGGTGATCCCGCTGGTGGTGATCTCCGAGCTGGAGGGCAAGCGGCACCATCCCGAGCTCGGTTGGTTCGCCCGGCAGTCTCTGCGGATGCTGGACGAACTCCGGGTCCGCCACGGACGGCTGGACCAGCCGGTGCCGGCCAACGAGTCGGGCGGCACGTTGCGGGTCGAGCTCAACCACGCCGACACGGATGTGCTGCCGCCGGGGTTCCGCAACGAGTCCAACGACACCCGGATCCTGTCGGTCGCGCTCAGCATGGGCGCTGAGGGCCGGGACGTGGTGCTGGTCAGCAAGGACATGCCGCTGCGGGTCAAGGCCGCCTCGGTTGGTCTGGTCGCTGACGAGTACCGGCACGGCCAGGCCAGCGACCCGACCTGGACCGGGATGGCCGAGCTGGAATCCACCGACGAACAGGTCAAGCAGTTGTACGCGGGCGAGGCCGTCGACCTGGACAGCGCCGCCGGGCTGCCCTGCCACACCGGCCTGGTGCTGCACGGCACCGGCGGTGCCGCGCTCGGCCGGGTGATGGCCGACAAGACGGTCCGGCTGGTACGCGGTGACCGGGAGGCGTTCGGGCTGCGTGGTCGCTCCGCCGAGCAGCGGATCGCATTGGACCTGCTGCTCGACGAGTCGATCGGGATCGTCTCGCTGGGCGGTCGGGCCGGCACCGGCAAGTCGGCGCTGGCGCTGTGCGCCGGGTTGGAAGCGGTGATGGAACGGCGTCGGCACAAGAAGGTCGTCGTCTTCCGCCCGC
Proteins encoded:
- a CDS encoding isoprenyl transferase → MTLRELLYSVYERRLMARLAGKPVPGHVGVMCDGNRRWAREMGFVDPNDGHRVGAAKIKHLLNWCDQAGIGHVTLYLLATDNLRRPARELDPLLNIIEDLVTELAEEGNPWRLRIVGALDLLPGSTATALKAAQERTQTRSEGAQVNIAVGYGGRREIADAVRSLLHEHARSGGTLEELAEVLDVDHIAEHLYTRGQPDPDLVIRTSGEQRLSGFLLWQSAHSEFYFCDVNWPDFRRVDFLRALRSYANRQRRYGA
- the otsB gene encoding trehalose-phosphatase; translation: MRPFEVGNQRLARPLTAEQAWRATIDRADRCVLFFDFDGTLAPVGDDPTSVQPAPKVLAAIESLAGVVQRIAIVSARPVDFLRAQFASISEVDLYGLYGLEHSHGSGPTVTEPAALPWVPAMQELADRARAELPAGALVEYKRLSVALHYRTAPELAETVESWGQAQAEQLGLRVQSGRMVIEIKPPVDRDKGMVIGDAVGTAGCAWYFGDDVSDIKAFAALRAHASANPDFFGVCVAVANAETGHDVSAAADLTIDSPEALGDFLTSAVHALD
- a CDS encoding XRE family transcriptional regulator — encoded protein: MPDSSAARKIAFAAFVRKALADARATRAWTGSEVSRRTGVSRQTINRWVRGEWSSDPEAERVVSFCEGLGISPTVAFGVLGWDRATSARPAPSAPPMDPDVEALLRRLVDPNVSDAEKFHIRETIRYLAYRPLLPAEPRKGPKRAG
- a CDS encoding PhoH family protein; this encodes MTSRRTTPRAGQDPTAATVPSDRSRTRRAPDAAASEPADRSAGPAQPEPPVTTRAYVLDTSVLLSDPGAFHRFAEHEVVIPLVVISELEGKRHHPELGWFARQSLRMLDELRVRHGRLDQPVPANESGGTLRVELNHADTDVLPPGFRNESNDTRILSVALSMGAEGRDVVLVSKDMPLRVKAASVGLVADEYRHGQASDPTWTGMAELESTDEQVKQLYAGEAVDLDSAAGLPCHTGLVLHGTGGAALGRVMADKTVRLVRGDREAFGLRGRSAEQRIALDLLLDESIGIVSLGGRAGTGKSALALCAGLEAVMERRRHKKVVVFRPLYAVGGQELGYLPGSESEKMSPWAQAVFDTLGAVVHENVMEEVLARGMLEVLPLTHIRGRSLHDAFVIVDEAQSLERNVLLTVLSRIGQGSRVVLTHDVAQRDNLRVGRHDGVTAVIEALKGHPLFAHVTLTRSERSPIAEMVTDLLEDIPR